One window of the Lactococcus lactis genome contains the following:
- a CDS encoding DUF2975 domain-containing protein, translating to MKINTIPLKIVVSVIMVITVILSIVFGIGIWEIFHKPDILFIKVLFYFSFLISLLLNLVSCSQVYKILKYMDKDVIFTKQIQGIINRIKKITYAVFVVLWGIFPMMYHAAMTTKVYATIPIALVFIFSPLILSTFTAVIEQLLRKIIEIKSENDLTV from the coding sequence ATGAAAATTAATACAATTCCACTAAAAATTGTCGTGTCAGTCATTATGGTTATAACAGTGATATTGTCTATTGTATTTGGGATAGGAATATGGGAAATTTTCCATAAACCTGATATATTGTTTATAAAAGTTTTATTTTATTTTTCATTTCTTATATCTTTGTTGTTAAATTTAGTATCTTGCTCTCAAGTATATAAGATATTAAAATATATGGATAAAGATGTTATATTCACCAAACAAATTCAGGGAATAATTAATAGAATAAAGAAGATAACATATGCTGTATTTGTTGTTTTATGGGGAATTTTCCCAATGATGTATCATGCGGCAATGACTACAAAGGTTTATGCTACGATTCCAATTGCACTAGTTTTCATTTTTTCACCTTTAATTTTAAGTACATTTACTGCCGTAATTGAACAACTCCTCAGAAAAATTATTGAAATAAAATCTGAAAATGATTTAACAGTATAA
- a CDS encoding helix-turn-helix domain-containing protein: MAIKVHIDRILVERQMSVTELSEKVGITMANISVLKNGKAKAIRFSTLESLCKVLNCQPGDLLEYIED; the protein is encoded by the coding sequence ATGGCGATTAAAGTACATATAGATAGAATTTTGGTAGAACGGCAAATGTCCGTGACAGAGTTGTCAGAAAAAGTTGGTATTACGATGGCCAATATTTCGGTATTAAAAAATGGAAAAGCCAAGGCTATACGTTTCTCCACTTTAGAAAGTTTGTGTAAAGTATTAAACTGTCAACCAGGAGATTTACTTGAATATATAGAGGACTAA
- a CDS encoding CPBP family intramembrane glutamic endopeptidase, whose translation MGQKIKSTDILRTIIGLLLLFVGFYIMSSIDLHIGYVQEFTLLIFSIVGVAVIFGNQALIWFSKPQGRYTKIAIACLIINTVWSMLGGIIVALIFGNSGNHANAVFGDYIMIFFVPFMIMGEELFSIGILEILRTKWGLSTMISTLVTSVIFGLIHFNTYNGGNVLRTIIQILLVQGVARLIFNYAYLKTSSIWTSYAVHLVFDLVFLFVLPFVIPK comes from the coding sequence ATGGGACAGAAAATAAAGTCAACGGATATTCTGAGAACGATAATTGGACTTTTATTATTGTTTGTCGGCTTCTATATCATGTCAAGTATTGATTTACATATTGGATATGTTCAAGAATTTACACTTCTGATTTTTAGTATTGTAGGAGTAGCTGTGATTTTTGGAAATCAGGCATTGATATGGTTTTCAAAACCACAGGGAAGATATACAAAAATTGCCATTGCATGTTTAATTATTAATACGGTATGGTCAATGCTTGGAGGAATTATTGTTGCACTGATTTTTGGTAATTCAGGGAATCATGCCAATGCAGTATTTGGAGATTATATCATGATATTTTTCGTCCCGTTTATGATTATGGGCGAAGAATTATTTTCAATCGGAATATTGGAAATACTTCGTACAAAGTGGGGATTATCAACTATGATTTCGACTTTAGTCACTTCGGTAATCTTTGGTTTAATTCATTTTAATACCTATAATGGTGGAAATGTTTTGCGAACAATTATTCAAATCTTATTAGTTCAGGGAGTGGCGAGATTGATATTCAATTACGCTTACTTGAAAACATCGAGTATTTGGACTTCGTATGCTGTTCATTTAGTCTTTGATTTAGTGTTTCTATTTGTTTTACCTTTTGTGATACCGAAATAA